A stretch of DNA from Diospyros lotus cultivar Yz01 chromosome 14, ASM1463336v1, whole genome shotgun sequence:
tcaatttaaatggTATTTAACTTTTAAGCTTTTAAATTAGTGTGAAAATGGTTAAACCAATCAGCCTTCTAACAACGTCACcaaactataaataaaagataagtCCCCGTCtcggccaaaatgcaaaaagaaaattaattatatatcgaGGTTTTGCGTTTTTCTGTTCCCCAACATCCTGATGATCCATCGGTGGGAGAGATAAATGGATTCTTCTTCGGCTGGTGGCAGTAGCGGTAAGAGTGGGAATAGCAACAGCCGTGAAAGGGAAAGGTACTTCGATGCCAAGGCAAAGGCCAGATGTTGGGCCAATGCCGAGACCGTTCCCGGCCGCCACCCCGAGAGGTGGCGCAAGGACGCCGCCGGCAATGTTGTCTGCAAGCGCTTCAGCAACTGCCTGGGCTGCCTTTGCTTCGAGTACGACCACATCATCCCTTACTCCAAAGGTCCATTTACATCTCTATCTCTCCCATCTATTTTTCGTCCTTTTTATCTGCTTCTATTGAAAATATACGTGGGTGGGTTCGAGAAATTTTGACTCTTCGGCTGGTGCTATGGATCCTTGGCTGGGGgatttaatttttgtgtttacTTTAATGCTGGAGCCTCGCTCTGTTTGGAGCAGCGAGCAGGGTTTgtaaattgaatttttgtgtCTTCTTTTTTGCTTGCTTCAAAATTGGAGCTTTGGCTCTGTTGGGGCTCGATTTTTCTGGGTCTGGAAACTGAACTTCTTTTCGTTCTGCTTTTAGGGTTTGCTTCAAAAGTGGAGGTTCGGCCATGTTTGGGATAGGGTTTTCGGGTTTGTAATTCAACTGCATTGttctactcttttttttttttttttgtttgggggccggggggtggggtgggggggtgTTGGGAGGCGTTCGTTTGCTTCAAAACCGGGGCGTCGTATCTGTTTAGAAATTGAGGACAAAGTGCAAAGAAGTGAAACTCTGAAGGAGACCAAGATACAAGACAACGTAAAGAAAACCAAgactaatatattttctttcccacttttcttttctctcctaTTCTGTAAACAATATTGATAACGTGCAAAACTACATAAGCCAACAATAAGGCTGGATCAGGTGCAGCCTCCTAGCATGAACCTTACAAATGACCTATAGTGAGAACTGCCCAGG
This window harbors:
- the LOC127791157 gene encoding uncharacterized protein LOC127791157 isoform X6, which produces MDSSSAGGSSGKSGNSNSRERERYFDAKAKARCWANAETVPGRHPERWRKDAAGNVVCKRFSNCLGCLCFEYDHIIPYSKGGESVAENCQILQTRVNRFKSDKDKVDATQLRGYSCDIKFTGVKRSSPMSLEWTGPYVVLTVGLDVPIFTLLVL